One genomic window of Actinoalloteichus hoggarensis includes the following:
- a CDS encoding family 43 glycosylhydrolase translates to MIPINHRRRGRWRAAIVFVASILAVGAVPAPPPAAAAVAVDPAASYVLVNRHSGKALDVYELATGDGARIAQYSRNDGAWQQWRFLDSGGGWYRLRSHHSDKVLEFVSTADAVDLVQNTDANRPSQQFRLAESPDGHVRLINRVSGKAADVWEWSTDDGARVVQWPDTGGENQQWRLVQADATPPGTFANPIKHNGPDPWLQYHDGFYYLATTTWNSTITMRRSRTLAGLASAADQVVFDLSGRPNGCCNMWAPEFHLIDGRWYLYYVAGQDVEDFNPTQRLHVLESAGTDPMGPYSFKADLGDTWELDPSILRHDGRLYLLGSAMDGTQSLTITPLSNPWTISGARRTISQPTLPWERQTHPVNEGAEPLYQDGRTMIVYSASACWGPDYKLGLLTLTGSDPLDRSHWTKSPNPVFQRHDGNGVFAPGHNGFFTSPDGTESWIVYHANDSASGGCDMNRSTRAQRFTWNADGTPDFGVPVRLGTTLPAPSGESTF, encoded by the coding sequence GTGATACCGATCAACCACCGCCGACGCGGCCGATGGCGTGCCGCGATCGTCTTCGTCGCCTCGATCCTGGCCGTCGGCGCCGTCCCGGCCCCCCCGCCCGCCGCCGCGGCCGTCGCCGTCGACCCTGCCGCATCGTATGTCCTGGTCAACCGGCACAGCGGCAAGGCGCTGGACGTCTACGAGCTGGCCACCGGAGACGGCGCGCGCATCGCTCAGTACAGCCGTAACGACGGCGCCTGGCAGCAGTGGCGGTTCCTCGACTCCGGCGGCGGCTGGTACCGGCTGCGGTCCCACCACAGCGACAAGGTCTTGGAGTTCGTCTCGACCGCCGACGCGGTGGATCTGGTGCAGAACACCGACGCGAATCGGCCGAGCCAGCAGTTCCGGCTCGCCGAGTCCCCGGACGGACACGTTCGCCTGATCAACCGGGTGAGCGGCAAGGCCGCCGACGTCTGGGAATGGTCCACGGACGACGGCGCGCGCGTGGTGCAGTGGCCCGACACCGGCGGGGAGAATCAGCAGTGGCGACTCGTCCAAGCGGACGCGACGCCGCCGGGAACGTTCGCCAACCCGATCAAGCACAACGGTCCCGACCCGTGGTTGCAGTACCACGACGGCTTCTACTATCTGGCCACCACGACGTGGAACTCCACGATCACCATGCGCCGGTCTCGCACGCTCGCCGGGCTGGCCAGTGCGGCGGACCAGGTCGTGTTCGACCTGTCGGGACGCCCGAACGGCTGCTGCAACATGTGGGCACCGGAATTCCACCTCATCGACGGCCGCTGGTACCTGTACTACGTGGCCGGGCAGGACGTCGAGGACTTCAATCCCACTCAGCGCCTGCACGTTCTGGAGAGCGCGGGCACCGATCCGATGGGCCCGTACTCCTTCAAGGCCGACCTCGGCGACACCTGGGAACTGGACCCCAGCATCCTCCGCCACGACGGGCGACTGTACCTGCTGGGCAGCGCGATGGACGGCACGCAGAGCCTGACCATCACCCCGTTGAGCAACCCGTGGACGATCAGTGGTGCGCGGCGCACGATCTCGCAGCCGACGCTGCCCTGGGAGCGGCAGACGCACCCCGTCAACGAGGGCGCCGAACCGCTGTATCAGGACGGCCGCACCATGATCGTCTACTCCGCCAGTGCCTGCTGGGGTCCGGACTACAAGCTCGGGCTGCTCACCCTCACCGGTTCCGACCCGCTCGACCGGTCGCACTGGACGAAGTCGCCGAACCCGGTGTTCCAGCGCCACGACGGCAACGGCGTGTTCGCCCCCGGCCACAACGGCTTCTTCACCTCGCCCGACGGCACCGAGAGCTGGATCGTCTACCACGCCAACGACTCCGCGAGCGGCGGCTGCGACATGAACCGCTCCACCCGCGCACAGCGGTTCACCTGGAACGCCGACGGCACTCCGGACTTCGGCGTCCCCGTGCGCCTGGGGACGACGCTGCCCGCGCCGTCCGGCGAGTCGACCTTCTGA
- a CDS encoding glycoside hydrolase family 43 protein, translating into MPHRRTVLALGLSAVVLAGTSRHTALAAVDDEAYVMGYFTESPSRLADRYALHLAVSLDGLTWIPLNQGEPVATPASGTGGLRDPHILRRHTGGFVVVATDLLGTDFTRQNQYIHVWDSADLRSFTGYRRLRMHSMPTHTWAPESFFDAARGRYGILYSARHHGRDALYVNHTTDFHTVSAPELFFDPGFDVLDGTMHSHGGTHYLYYKSFVDGRLYGARSSTLDPGGFTTYTSGVISGGIEAPIVVKSHTRDEWWLWGDSFSPINGELYAWRSGNIDVDSWTALTKAQYDQPLNAKHPTICGITRAEHDALLARWGAPAWNRVKSYNLPDHYIRHSGYAGRIDPYPFDPYPDSQWSLVPGLADGAGVSFRSISHPGHYLRHTGFAVVLAADDGGAAFAADATFRRVPGLADPAWTSFRSANFPDRHLRHADHLLRVDVVSTETDRRDATFRVGY; encoded by the coding sequence ATGCCGCACCGCCGCACCGTCCTCGCTCTCGGCCTGTCCGCCGTCGTCCTGGCGGGCACGAGCCGCCACACCGCCCTGGCGGCGGTCGACGACGAGGCCTACGTGATGGGCTACTTCACCGAGTCCCCGTCCCGGCTGGCCGACCGCTACGCGCTGCACCTGGCCGTCAGTCTGGACGGCCTCACCTGGATTCCGCTCAACCAGGGCGAGCCCGTCGCCACCCCCGCCTCGGGCACCGGCGGTCTGCGTGATCCGCACATCCTGCGCAGACACACGGGCGGCTTCGTCGTCGTGGCCACCGATCTGCTCGGGACCGACTTCACTCGACAGAACCAGTACATCCATGTCTGGGACTCCGCCGATCTGCGGTCGTTCACCGGCTATCGACGGCTGCGCATGCACTCCATGCCCACGCACACCTGGGCTCCGGAGTCGTTCTTCGACGCCGCCCGCGGGCGGTACGGCATCCTGTACTCCGCGCGTCACCACGGCCGTGACGCGCTGTACGTGAACCACACCACCGACTTCCACACCGTCAGCGCGCCGGAGCTGTTCTTCGATCCCGGCTTCGACGTGCTGGACGGCACCATGCACAGTCACGGCGGGACGCATTACCTGTACTACAAGAGCTTCGTCGACGGCAGGCTCTACGGGGCGCGGTCGTCGACGTTGGATCCCGGCGGCTTCACCACCTACACCTCCGGGGTGATCAGCGGCGGCATCGAGGCGCCGATCGTGGTGAAGTCCCACACCCGCGACGAGTGGTGGCTGTGGGGCGACTCGTTCTCGCCGATCAACGGCGAGCTGTACGCCTGGCGCAGCGGGAACATCGACGTCGACTCCTGGACCGCGCTCACCAAGGCGCAGTACGACCAGCCGCTCAACGCCAAACACCCCACCATCTGCGGCATCACGCGCGCGGAGCACGACGCCCTGCTCGCGCGCTGGGGCGCGCCCGCCTGGAATCGGGTGAAGTCCTACAACCTGCCCGACCACTACATCCGCCACAGCGGATACGCGGGCCGCATCGACCCGTACCCCTTCGACCCGTACCCGGACTCGCAGTGGTCGCTGGTGCCCGGACTGGCCGACGGCGCGGGCGTCTCCTTTCGTTCGATCAGCCATCCCGGCCACTATCTGCGGCACACCGGGTTCGCGGTGGTCCTGGCGGCGGACGACGGCGGCGCCGCCTTCGCCGCCGACGCCACCTTCCGTCGGGTCCCCGGCCTCGCCGACCCGGCGTGGACGTCGTTCCGCTCGGCGAACTTCCCGGATCGCCATCTGCGGCACGCGGATCACCTGCTGCGGGTCGACGTGGTCTCCACCGAGACCGACCGGCGGGACGCGACCTTCCGCGTCGGGTACTGA
- a CDS encoding DeoR/GlpR family DNA-binding transcription regulator, which yields MDRHERLNALLDMVGQRDRIDVEATAAELDVSAATVRRDLQHLAERQLLTRTRGGAVASNVAYDLPLRHKAARNAPQKQRIAEAAAELVERGMVAGLNGGTTITEVGRAIATRQDLAERGESPALTVVTNALNIAGDLVVRHNIKTVVTGGVARQQSFELTGPLAVPVLEEITLDLVLLGVDAVDPVRGAYAHHEGEASINRLMVSRARHVAVVADSSKLGGYAFARICATSEVHTLVTDAEAEQSVLDAFAAEGLRVITA from the coding sequence GTGGATCGGCACGAGCGGCTGAACGCGCTGCTGGACATGGTGGGACAGCGTGACCGGATCGACGTGGAGGCCACTGCCGCCGAGCTCGACGTCTCCGCCGCGACCGTGCGGCGCGACCTCCAGCATCTGGCCGAACGTCAGCTGCTCACCAGGACGCGCGGCGGGGCCGTGGCCAGCAACGTCGCCTACGATCTGCCGTTACGTCACAAGGCCGCCCGCAACGCACCGCAGAAGCAGCGCATCGCCGAGGCGGCGGCCGAACTCGTCGAACGCGGCATGGTGGCGGGGCTCAACGGCGGGACGACCATCACCGAGGTGGGTCGCGCGATCGCCACCCGCCAGGACCTGGCCGAGCGAGGCGAGTCCCCGGCGCTGACGGTGGTGACCAACGCACTCAACATCGCGGGCGACCTCGTGGTGCGACACAACATCAAGACCGTGGTGACCGGCGGCGTCGCCCGACAGCAGTCCTTCGAGCTGACCGGGCCGCTGGCAGTCCCGGTCCTGGAGGAGATCACCCTCGATCTCGTCCTGCTCGGGGTGGACGCCGTCGATCCGGTGCGGGGTGCCTACGCACATCACGAGGGCGAGGCCAGCATCAATCGGCTGATGGTGTCGCGCGCCAGGCATGTCGCCGTGGTCGCGGACAGCTCCAAGCTCGGCGGCTACGCCTTCGCCCGGATCTGCGCGACCTCCGAGGTGCACACCCTGGTCACCGACGCCGAGGCGGAGCAGTCCGTGCTCGACGCCTTCGCCGCGGAGGGGCTGCGGGTCATCACCGCTTGA
- a CDS encoding class II fructose-bisphosphate aldolase, which produces MPLVSTSDIVIPAADEGIGCGAFNAVALEHVSAIIAGAEAVRTPVILQVSHNAVRHHGALGPIGAALVAAARAARVPVAVHLDHAESAELVREAVALGFSSVMFDASVLDYADNVLATRAVVEHCRAHRVWVEAELGEVGGKDGAHAPWVRTDPEEAEAFVTETGVDCLAVAVGTSHAMDTRDARLDLGLIAALRARAGVPLVLHGSSGVADDHLIEAVRHGMTKINIATRLNQVFTEGVRERLAERPAEVDPRKYLGAGRERLTAEVSRLLSLLSTR; this is translated from the coding sequence ATGCCGCTCGTGTCGACGTCTGACATCGTCATCCCGGCCGCGGACGAGGGCATCGGGTGCGGGGCGTTCAACGCCGTGGCCCTGGAACACGTCAGCGCGATCATCGCCGGTGCCGAGGCGGTGCGGACGCCGGTGATCCTCCAGGTGAGCCACAACGCCGTCCGCCATCACGGCGCGCTCGGGCCGATCGGCGCCGCGCTGGTCGCCGCAGCCCGGGCCGCGCGCGTCCCGGTGGCGGTGCACCTGGATCACGCCGAGTCCGCCGAGCTCGTGCGGGAGGCCGTCGCGCTCGGGTTCTCCTCGGTGATGTTCGACGCCTCGGTGTTGGACTACGCCGACAACGTGCTGGCCACCCGCGCGGTGGTCGAGCACTGTCGGGCTCATCGGGTCTGGGTGGAGGCCGAGTTGGGCGAGGTGGGCGGCAAGGACGGTGCGCACGCCCCGTGGGTGCGGACCGATCCCGAGGAGGCCGAGGCCTTCGTGACCGAGACCGGCGTCGACTGTCTGGCCGTGGCCGTGGGCACCTCCCACGCGATGGACACCCGCGATGCCCGACTGGACCTCGGTCTGATCGCCGCGCTGCGTGCGCGGGCGGGCGTGCCGCTGGTGTTGCACGGTTCGTCCGGGGTCGCCGACGACCATCTGATCGAGGCCGTCCGCCACGGCATGACGAAGATCAATATCGCGACTCGATTGAATCAGGTCTTCACCGAGGGCGTGCGCGAACGGCTGGCCGAACGACCCGCGGAGGTCGATCCTCGCAAGTACCTCGGCGCGGGCCGGGAGCGTCTGACCGCGGAGGTCTCCCGATTGCTGAGCCTGTTGTCGACCCGCTGA
- a CDS encoding 1-phosphofructokinase family hexose kinase, protein MILVVTANPALDVTYTVPVLTPGTMSRASSVHRRAGGKGVNVARVLHALGAPTLALVPCGGGDGRLVGADLAAAGLPHELSSIAGPTRRTVTILSAADGTVTLVNEPGPLVSASEWDAVVSAVRRRVPRASALVCAGSLPPGAPVDGYAELIDLARQGGVPTVLDTSGEALLAGIAAGPDLVKPNATELCEATGTDDPLTGALRMRARGARTVFVSLGAEGMLAVTDGAAWRAGVPRRLRGNTTGAGDAAVAGASMELAARRPWPEVLRSAVSVSSASVLGAYAGDLDLDHHRREHRAVIVEEIHAARVDV, encoded by the coding sequence GTGATCCTGGTCGTCACCGCGAACCCGGCTCTCGACGTCACCTACACCGTGCCCGTGCTGACCCCAGGCACGATGTCCCGTGCCTCGTCCGTGCATCGTCGTGCGGGCGGCAAGGGCGTCAACGTGGCACGGGTGTTGCACGCGCTGGGCGCGCCGACCCTGGCGCTGGTCCCGTGCGGCGGCGGCGACGGCAGACTCGTGGGTGCGGACCTGGCCGCCGCCGGGCTGCCGCACGAGTTGTCGTCGATCGCCGGACCGACCCGCCGGACCGTGACGATCCTGTCGGCCGCCGACGGCACGGTGACGCTGGTGAACGAGCCGGGGCCGCTCGTGTCCGCGAGCGAGTGGGACGCGGTGGTCTCGGCGGTGCGTCGCCGGGTGCCCCGGGCCTCGGCGCTCGTCTGCGCGGGCAGCCTGCCGCCCGGCGCCCCGGTGGACGGCTATGCCGAGCTGATCGACCTCGCGCGCCAGGGCGGGGTGCCCACCGTGCTGGACACCTCCGGCGAGGCACTGCTCGCGGGAATCGCCGCGGGCCCCGACCTGGTCAAGCCGAACGCGACGGAGCTGTGCGAGGCCACCGGCACGGACGATCCCCTGACCGGGGCGCTGCGGATGCGGGCGCGCGGCGCACGCACGGTGTTCGTGTCCCTGGGGGCGGAGGGGATGCTCGCGGTCACCGACGGCGCCGCCTGGCGGGCCGGAGTCCCGCGTCGCCTCCGCGGCAACACCACCGGTGCCGGTGACGCGGCCGTCGCCGGGGCCTCGATGGAGCTCGCCGCCAGGCGGCCCTGGCCGGAGGTGCTGCGCAGCGCCGTGTCGGTGTCCTCGGCATCCGTGCTGGGCGCCTATGCGGGCGACCTCGACCTCGATCATCACCGGCGCGAGCACCGCGCCGTCATCGTGGAGGAGATTCATGCCGCTCGTGTCGACGTCTGA
- a CDS encoding SIS domain-containing protein yields MSPSMMDAEIASQPEHWRQAAELVPAFADRLPEHGSTVAVVGCGTSWYIAQAYAALREGAGLGHTDAFAASEFPTGRRYDRVLAITRSGTTTEIHRLLARLDDTPSVVVTGVPAAIRDTADAVVDLAFCDELSVVQTRFATSALALLRAHLGEDLSRAAAEAERVLQTPVPESVRGAGQFTFLGTGWTVGIASEAALKLRESAACWSEAYPALEYRHGPISVAEPGRVTWIFGAAPAGLAEEVRRTGAIVVDDDLDPMADLVRVHRLAGALAADRGLNPDAPRHLSRSVVLA; encoded by the coding sequence ATGTCGCCGTCGATGATGGATGCGGAGATCGCGAGTCAGCCCGAGCACTGGCGGCAGGCGGCGGAACTCGTCCCCGCCTTCGCCGACCGACTGCCGGAGCACGGCAGCACGGTCGCGGTCGTCGGTTGCGGGACGTCCTGGTACATCGCGCAGGCCTATGCGGCGTTGCGTGAAGGGGCGGGACTCGGCCACACCGACGCCTTCGCGGCCTCGGAGTTCCCGACCGGCCGTCGATATGATCGCGTGCTCGCGATCACCCGGTCCGGCACCACGACCGAGATCCACCGGCTGTTGGCGCGGCTCGACGACACACCCAGCGTCGTCGTCACCGGGGTGCCCGCCGCGATCCGGGACACCGCCGACGCGGTGGTGGATCTGGCCTTCTGCGACGAGCTGTCCGTCGTGCAGACCCGCTTCGCGACCTCAGCCCTGGCACTGCTGCGGGCCCATCTCGGGGAGGACCTGAGCCGTGCCGCCGCCGAGGCCGAGCGGGTTCTTCAGACCCCGGTGCCGGAGTCGGTGCGCGGCGCGGGCCAGTTCACCTTCCTGGGCACCGGATGGACGGTGGGCATCGCGTCGGAGGCCGCCTTGAAGCTTCGTGAGTCGGCGGCGTGCTGGTCCGAGGCCTACCCGGCCTTGGAGTACCGGCACGGGCCGATCAGCGTCGCCGAGCCCGGCCGCGTGACCTGGATCTTCGGTGCCGCGCCCGCCGGCCTGGCGGAGGAGGTGCGGCGAACCGGGGCGATCGTGGTGGACGACGACCTCGATCCGATGGCCGATCTGGTCCGGGTGCATCGACTCGCGGGCGCCCTGGCCGCCGACCGGGGGCTGAACCCCGATGCCCCGCGTCATCTCAGCCGATCCGTCGTGCTGGCCTAG
- a CDS encoding sugar porter family MFS transporter, producing the protein MSPSPTGPRTSAVGRKIAIAAAAIGVIYGYDIGNIAGALLFIGEEMDLSTAELSSITTVLVAGNIVGALVAGKLATAIGRKKSMVIVAIGYAVFAAASGLVSDVVSLDIVRFFLGVTIGLSLVVAPVFVAESAPAAIRGALVVGYQVATVTGILLGYLVDWSLADSGNWRLMLAMSALPSVLVLLLLLRLPDTARWYLMKGRREEARATLALTDPTVDVDRELAEIDADIAAERGGVIREMFRKPYSTATAFVLVLGFLVQITGINAITYYSPMIFADMGFTGYGALLGLPSVVQLAALVATVCALFAVDRMGRRPILLGGIGAMVASCVLMMAVFATGSLTEGGSIWGFVGILVFTAAFNFGFGSLVWVYASESFPARLRAQGASLMLTADLVANMIVAQFFLPLMDGIGGTGTFGIFLALSAFAFVFVLRLAPETKGRPLESIRHYWENGAQWTKKEPHGPA; encoded by the coding sequence ATGTCTCCATCCCCCACCGGCCCGAGAACCTCCGCCGTCGGGCGCAAGATCGCCATCGCCGCCGCCGCCATCGGCGTGATCTACGGCTACGACATCGGCAACATCGCCGGGGCGCTGCTGTTCATCGGCGAGGAGATGGACCTGTCCACGGCGGAGCTGAGCAGCATCACCACCGTGCTCGTGGCCGGGAACATCGTCGGCGCGCTGGTCGCGGGCAAACTGGCCACCGCCATCGGCCGGAAGAAGTCGATGGTGATCGTCGCGATCGGCTACGCGGTGTTCGCGGCCGCGTCCGGTCTGGTGTCCGACGTGGTCAGTCTCGACATCGTGCGGTTCTTCCTCGGCGTCACCATCGGACTCTCCCTCGTGGTCGCCCCGGTGTTCGTGGCCGAGTCGGCGCCCGCGGCGATCCGAGGCGCGCTGGTGGTCGGCTATCAGGTCGCCACGGTCACGGGCATCCTGCTCGGCTATCTCGTCGACTGGTCGCTGGCGGACTCGGGCAACTGGCGGCTGATGCTCGCGATGTCGGCGCTTCCCTCGGTCCTGGTGCTGTTGCTGCTGCTACGGCTGCCCGACACCGCGCGCTGGTATCTGATGAAGGGGCGACGCGAGGAGGCCAGGGCCACGCTCGCTCTCACCGACCCCACCGTCGACGTCGACCGAGAACTCGCCGAGATCGACGCCGACATCGCCGCGGAGCGGGGCGGCGTCATCCGGGAGATGTTCCGCAAGCCGTACTCGACGGCCACTGCCTTCGTGCTCGTCCTCGGCTTCCTGGTGCAGATCACCGGCATCAACGCGATCACCTACTACAGCCCGATGATCTTCGCGGACATGGGCTTCACCGGCTACGGCGCCCTCCTGGGGCTGCCCTCGGTGGTGCAGCTGGCCGCGCTGGTCGCCACGGTGTGCGCGCTGTTCGCCGTCGACCGGATGGGCAGACGCCCGATCCTGCTCGGCGGAATCGGCGCGATGGTCGCCTCCTGCGTGCTGATGATGGCCGTCTTCGCCACCGGCTCGCTGACCGAGGGCGGCTCGATCTGGGGCTTCGTCGGCATCCTCGTCTTCACCGCCGCGTTCAACTTCGGCTTCGGCTCGCTGGTCTGGGTCTATGCCTCGGAGAGCTTCCCCGCCAGGCTGCGAGCACAGGGCGCCTCGCTCATGCTCACCGCGGACCTCGTCGCGAACATGATCGTCGCGCAGTTCTTCCTGCCGCTGATGGACGGAATCGGCGGCACGGGAACGTTCGGCATCTTCCTCGCCTTGTCCGCCTTCGCCTTCGTGTTCGTGCTCCGGCTCGCACCGGAGACCAAGGGGCGGCCGCTGGAGAGCATCCGGCACTACTGGGAGAACGGCGCGCAATGGACGAAGAAGGAGCCCCATGGACCTGCATAG